One region of Gorilla gorilla gorilla isolate KB3781 chromosome 13, NHGRI_mGorGor1-v2.1_pri, whole genome shotgun sequence genomic DNA includes:
- the MRPL41 gene encoding large ribosomal subunit protein mL41, translated as MGVLAAAARCLVRGADRMSKWTSKRGPRSFRGRKGRGAKGIGFLTSGWRFVQIKEMVPEFVVPDLTGFKLKPYVSYLAPESEETPLTAAQLFSEAVAPAIEKDFKDGTFDPDNLEKYGFEPTQEGKLFQLYPRNFLR; from the coding sequence ATGGGCGTCCTGGCCGCAGCGGCGCGCTGCCTGGTCCGGGGCGCGGACCGAATGAGCAAGTGGACGAGCAAGCGGGGCCCGCGCAGCTTCAGGGGCCGCAAGGGCCGGGGCGCCAAGGGCATCGGCTTCCTCACCTCGGGCTGGAGGTTCGTGCAGATCAAGGAGATGGTCCCGGAGTTCGTCGTCCCGGATCTGACCGGCTTCAAGCTCAAGCCCTACGTGAGCTACCTCGCCCCTGAGAGCGAGGAGACGCCCCTGACGGCCGCGCAGCTCTTCAGCGAAGCCGTGGCGCCTGCCATCGAAAAGGACTTCAAAGACGGTACCTTCGACCCTGACAACCTGGAAAAGTACGGCTTCGAGCCCACACAGGAGGGCAAGCTCTTCCAGCTGTACCCCAGGAACTTCCTGCGCTAG